The following is a genomic window from Nymphaea colorata isolate Beijing-Zhang1983 chromosome 3, ASM883128v2, whole genome shotgun sequence.
caccccaaattatAACTTGGATTTATGAGAAAAAGTTAGCCGTTTCATTATACTTGATAAGTGGGCACGCAGAAACACACGCGCACAAGCAACCGAGGAGAATTGTTAAAGCTACTTTAAGTTGGTGTTCCAAGAATCATTTAAAAAGATCACGAGCAATTAAGAAATGGGCTAGCACCGCCTGCTTTTCAATATCTCCATCATTTGTACAATGAAAACGAAGTCCAAACCCTCTTCTTTATTGTTTTTAGTGTCGGTAATCATTCCcactaaaaaaatatcaactcgCACCTTTTGGCCACACCACTCATGAATTGACAAAGTTCAGGTGACTAACAAAGACAAAGACCTTTTCAACCGAGCGAGAGAGATGAAGCTGTTATTGCTGAAGTTTTCAGTATGCAACAGAGTGAAAGCTTACCGGAACCGTCCTTACTAGAGAGTTAAGGGAAGGTAGCTCTTCTCTCTTTCCATCTATCTCTCTTGATTGCTTATATATCTCTCCTTCTTTCGCGTTGAAAGTCTAAAAAGCTTTTGGAAGACAAGCAAGCAAATGATGTCCCATTCTCTGGAATCTCTCCTAAAATTAATGGCCACTGTGAAGAGAAACGTACACCTTTTCTCCTTTGCTTTCCAGACACCTCCCGACAACCTACCCTTTTTTGGGCACCACTTACATTCCAAACGCCACGTTACCCATTTGGGTAAAAGTCCCTGCGAAACTTTTTCTTCCTTGGTTTCACGCTATCTTTCACCcccaagagagaaaaatgaggcCCACTGtagagatagagatagatatatagagagagagaccaggCTGCTGGTGCCCTTGACTCTCTCTCTTGGCGCCTttgattctctttcttcttgctGGAGGATTCGTCACATCTGCAACTCGAAAGATGAGTTCAAGGGTGTTCCCCGATTCCCATCTGAACACGCCACCCCAGATGGTGTTCATGCAGCCCCACCAccaaagaaacaacaaaacacCCACATCAGGAAAACTCCTCCAACTCCTCCCCaaaagtagagagagaaacaaaagagagaaagagagatgaactAGAAAACCCAGATTAAATCAACAAACTGTGCATCAACATCAAAAAGTCATGAAACATGAtccatgtgagagagagagagagagagactggctTCATTGGTTGCCAGTGGAGCCGCTGTTGTAAGAGGTGTGCTTGGCGGAGGAGCCCTTGCAGAGTTTGACGGGGTATTTGATAGCGTTGAGCTGCAGCTTGCGCAGGGCCGCGCTGCCGAGATCCACGCCGCAGATGTCGGCGAGCCTCACCAGGTAGAGCAGCACGTCCGACAGCTCCTCGCCCAGGTGCTCCTTCTCCTCCGCCTTCCAGTCCGGCAGCCCCTTCGGCACCTCTCCCTTCCACTGGAATATCTCAGACAGTTCTCCCACCTCTCCCACCTATACGCACAGCACGCCCCCACAAATCGGAAGTCACCAAAAAGGACCAAACAACAGCCAAATGCACAACTACTCTATGCATTAACACATTCGCCCACAGATTCTTCGGCAGTAGTCTGTGTTGTATACTTTAAAATGTAAATCTAACAGATGGTATTGCAAACGGCTGACGAATGTGGTTTACCACTCACCACCAAGAAATTTTTattcacaaacacaaaaaaaaaggtagaggATTCATAGGCTCTTAGGTTTTGgccttccttcttttcttaaaGAATGTAAAGCGTGGGGTCCTTTAATGGATGTTAAATGCTATATTCAAGCTAGTATGTTAGCCTAGAAAAGGAGAGATGCATATTACCATATGATAGGCTGTCATGGGGAAAATAGACATCTAGCTATCTACAAAGGGAAGGTGATTTCagtgttaaaaaagaaaacttatcAATGAAACCAAAGCAAAACTAGGGTTTCGTTTGTATCTcaacaacaagaacaagagaaatttgtattttctattgcggaaaaaaggaaaaccccaAGAACCAAACGCAATCTCCTGATGTAATTGTGAAGGGATGTAGAAGAAAACCAATGTTTTCTCCCaagcaacagaaaaataaggagaaaccATCTGAAAAACCAAGGCATGGGGCTTCTAGAGAGAGAAGGGCGAAAAGGGTAGGAAGCGAATGGGCATACCAGGGCGAGGAGCAAGTTCCTGGGACTGTGGAACCGATCCCAATCCCTTTCTTTGGCAAACTCGGCCATCTTCTCCCTCAGTTCTTCGAGGGTAACGCTCTTGCAGGACTTTCCGTTCTCTCGGTGGTCGCTTTCCGTCTTCACGCCGTCCATCTCTCTGGACTTCGGCCGGAAAGTTATCGGAGTGCAAAAACGAAACAGAcgtagggagagagagggaggtgggTATCAATAGGAGAGGAGAGTCAGGAGACGCATTTTATGTGGGAAGCACGGGCCTCACGCCTGGGGGCTACCGGCTATCGGCAGTTTCTCGGTCACATTTTAAAGAGAGAGCGATACGTGTCAACTGCGGGTAGAGTGGGAAAGGTGAACGGCCGCCCGGCACTACCCGCTACCTCCGGTTTTCCGGtcggccggccggccggccgaTTGCCTGTGGGACCCACAAAGTATCCCCATCTGATGGGGTTGGTACCATATTCTCTTCCTTCCGGCAACGTCGACAGAaattcctcctcctcctctccaaAATCTTTCTATTTGGTATTGTTTTGGTTGATTGAGCAGACAATGTCTATGTTCTTTGGCATCATTGGTTTTGGTAGCATTCAAATTTGTCCCAGccaaaaaaaaggagaaatctTTGAAAATCAATTATTGTGTCCTTTTTCAAGGGAAAATGAAACATAATCAACTTCAagttagagaaaaaaaattatgtgagGCACAAAATGACACATCTCATGTCCCAACGAAAGTGCTACTGGTTAAACTCTAAGatccttcaagttgaagttgGTCAGAAGAAAAGTAATCTCAAAAGACCCCTTGGCAGGATTGACATGGGTCAAGaattctcaaaagaaaagagaacagTTTAGGTGGTGAATTTCAATTGGTTTTGGGGTTTGAAAGAGTTTTTTAGGAATGTTTGGCTATTGCAACACTCCCAAAAGCATTTTATAGACTTATCCTAATATTTGTAGCAtaatcataaaatattattatgtAGTGTTTTaagaatatttgaaataaatttatatGATATTTAGTTTGTATTCTAGTTGCCAAAATGTCCATACATCAgccctttctccttcttccttctttctttctcatattttttgGGTCTAGAACTGCTTCAACACATAAGTGGTCTTATCATACATCCTTTGTCACGCATACCATTGTTTGTAGTCTAAAAAAGTAGTATCCATGAAGCTACAAAATAGTAAAATGAGatgagaaagcaaaaaaatatgaCCAACAATATGGGTCACTCATACCAATGTTTTGtcgcatataatatatatatatatatattgatgaaaGTATACTGATGCCTCCGATGGAAGGCTCTTACAAACAAGTATACCTTCAAAGTAAAACAAATGGTAATCGGATGGTGTTGTTAGAAGAAGAAGGCTAATTCTGTTCATATCTCCGTGAATAAGGATACGAGGACATGGCTTTGGAAAAGCTACTCCGAAATTGTTTGTTTTCCGGGGAAACCGAAGCACAATCAACTTGAGTTTGGGACGACAATTCCACATGGAACTCTTGAATAGTTTGAATTTGATCGTCGAGCGCATTACAATCACGAGGACCCAATGAAGTATAATATGTTGCTGGTGAGGCCCCACCATGTGAACATTGAAGCAATTTGCAGAACATGTATATCCTTCCAGGAACAATGTGAAATGGTTGATAGTGTCTACGGGGCCGTTGTTTGACAATAGTGATATTATGTTATGTTATTCTCTCCTGCCTCCGACCCAAAATAGTTAGATTTATTGGACACTTTAAAGAATCAGATCTTCTTTTGGAACAAGTGCAGTAATATACTGTTACTTTTCTCAAACAGCTATGATTGCTTACCATACATCTTCTTAGCCTTCTTCTATAGTCATTTTATTAGGTATTATGATATCTCTAAAGTTATGTGAAGTTTCTTTAACCGGTGAGCCTTGGCATCATGTCTTACAGAGACGATACCGAAGGATGGAGGCATAGTAGAAATATTGGTCCAAGATCTTTAACCTAACCTTCCTCATGTTTCCCTTTTACCACTTGCACAAATCTCTATGTTGGCTATCTTTCTTTTAAACAAAGTCATAAGATCTACACTTGAAGATTATGCATGGCCACTTAGTAATAGTTGCATGGTGAGGCCAAATTTAGTTAGTTGAAGATCAAACAAATgaccctctccctccctctctctcattagTGCAACCGATCGAATAGGATAGGATTGCTCTAacctgaatcagtgaccttcagtatcatcaatgaaaatgaaattcatccGTTGTAACATGCTATACGAACGCCACTTGATTCGATTCTTGGATGGTGCTTTTCTGATGGTATTGTGGAGTATTGATTCGGGTCAAGGGTTGCGTTCTTGAGGCTAATGTGGCCGGTtcttaacctctctctctctttctctctctcccccattATTGTGACTACTTTGGAACTGAGGTTAGGTAAACTATTTCTAGATTAGGGTAAGGGATATGTAGACCCCAGGCACTGGACTCTTGATCTTCTTTTCAACTCTAGGGTTTTAAGCAAAAGTACCCTTAGATAAAGACACATACATGCAGAGGCATGGACATTCACAGGAGCTGTCTATTTAGGTGTCTAATCTGAAAAGATCTGAAGCTTATCCCCTGTTGAACCAGTTAAGTCTAACTCACTGCTGTGGGTGTGGAATGAGAGTTATGTCAATCAAAATATTGGTATAGATATGGACAAACATCACCAAGATGAGCGCATTTACAATGTGGAATATGGATGGTAGAGATTCCCAGTTGTGACAGAGATATATTTGATGTATCATATATTAGTGCTCGTCGATAATTTTCTAAGTATTTGAGGGATCAATTTTAGTTATCAAAATTAAGTTTCTATGTACTAGTGCCTCTAAGGAAAAATTTACTAGATCAACTACTTACTTGATCCTATCTGAGATGCACTAAATGCAAATTCAGGGGCGTTTGATATTATCATaatcatggaattttagaatcaaaatgctcattttttaagaataagAATCATTGAacaacaagatattttctttttagaatACCTGGAGTTTTGATTCCATTCCAGCTtgaagaggaattatgattctagaatttacgttcttaaatcaaaattccaaaccatcaaacgccccttaaTCTATCACTAATATGATGAGATACTACAACTCCAAATTTGTAGAAAATATGATAAGATCCTCTCTAGAacttataaaaaatatgatCCCCCTCTTAGTGCATCCTGGGGATGCCAATTAAGGGtgggcccagcccggcccgacccgatgtCCGAAACTCGGGCCCAGGTCTGGCAAAcccggttataataaaaaaatatttttttaaaatataaatttttttttaatataaaatatatttctaataataaaatatatattattaataaaaaaattcttttaaaaattatcgGGCCAATCCAGGCAAGCCcatcgggcccgggccaggtttttcgAGACTAGACCTGGGCCTGTACCGGGTCGAGTACTGGGTATGAACGGCGGCCTGGCCCGGTGCACACTCTTAATGTCAATGGGTCAGATATCTAagtgaaaaacttaaaaagagttggatatgaaaaaaaaaacttaacatcAGATCAAGATAGCAGATATGATTCAGATTTAGTAAATAGCATTTGATCAGGTTTGAATTCGAGCACAATTACATTTTGAAACgtggtttggattcaaatgttcacttaaaagtcggattcagatcCAGATGTGAAAACAAAGCTAGGTTTGAAGAGTAAACGTTGAATTCAGATCCAGATATGAAAACAAAGCTAGGTTTGAAtagtaaattcaaaaattagatttcGTATATGGTAtcacttttcttcatttgtattcaaatctgaatttgaacatGTAAACATCCGTTAAATCAATCTAGCAAAAGAtacatctgattcaaatctaatctTTTGACATCCCTACGCaatccagtttttttttttttaggctcTGTCACCAGTCAGCCCGGTGCGGAACCCAAGGAATTTGAGGACAGTAATTTTCaagaatatttaaaaacaaatagAATCTTAGGCCTTCCAAGGACCCCTTAGTCCTTCATGCAAGAAAGATCCCACAAGTCACTGTTTACTTGGATAAAGTTGAGGCACTGCCCAAGGCAGAGTCAGCCAGCAAGCATCACAAGTTCTCATACATGGCTTCTTTGCATTGAAATAGAAGCTTGTCTGTAGTGGATGACCAAAGTTGTAGGGTACCCTACAGTCCAACCAAGAGCCAGCTCACACTAAGAAGGTCTTCCCATCACATCCTTTATAGACAGGGGTAGgggtagagctagaaatttttcatgagcggggctgaattaaagtttttaaattttgactatggccgaaatatcatttttcaaaattttatataaaacaaatgaaattttctaaaatttacatgtaaattttaaaaaaaagtttgaggtGGAGCCAGGGGCCATGCgggggccctaccttggctccgcccctgtctATAAACGAAAGTGGTGCACACTCTTCTGTTCAACAGCAACATTAACAACATCAAGTCAGTTGGAGCAGTGAAAGGCAACATGCACTGTCCCAATTATAAGGTGCATTCAATCTCATGGATTTCTGAAAGTGGGCATGTCTCAACATGTGTTGTCTTGTATTTgggtatcttttttttttttttttatggaggtCTCAAATGGGGCCATGAATGAGTAGGATCCATTACTGTTCCACCACTGTTTACTGCTTCATATTTAGTGGCAGTGCACTTTTTGGGATTTttgtttcctccttttcttgtgATGAGAAATGCACTAACTTTTAGTTGTTAATGGCCACACCACTGCAAATGTGAATCTCAAGAGTGATTGGCAGTGAGTTCTACTTTTGTGTTTGGCCCAAAAAAGAGAGACCATGGAGAGAAAAGAACTTAAGATGAAGATGCCATTAGGGATGTAAACGGTTCGGATTCGATTCAGATCTACCCTTGCAATCCAATTTGGTTTCAAACTTAGACTTGGATTTTACTTGTTGGCATCACCTCAggcatttatatttaatttgattGGGTCTTTATTGGGCACCAATCATGTACCAAACTGATActcaaatttatatatgaaaattagAGAAGATTTATTACAATTGAATTTTTTTGTATGATTTCAAAATCCAATGCAGTCGCTAAGCCACATTAGGGCTGGTATGGGCAGTTGCCAGCACCAGCGCCATATCTttaacttttcctttattttcacATGAATGCCTTTAACTATTTGCTTAAAATTCGAGAAAAAATTGGAGAATTTTGAAATAGTGCCCTTGGATAAAAATTTCAAGCTCCACTGCTAAGGTCAATGATGTTAAGTTAATTGGTAGTCATAAATTTCGatttttgcaactcaaaatcACAATTTTTGTATTCAAATACTTTTTGATATTCCAACCACATGGCATGACCGGATTTTTAAAAATCAGCCGATAAAAATTGCCTTGTACTGGGATTTTTCTATTTTAGAAATTAATcaataaatattataaaataaatataataaaataaaagaactcGTTCTTCCAACTCTTCCATCAGTCAACATGACTGGGTATGGGCCCATACTGACCACTCTGCCTCTAGAGAGACTTTTGctcttactttttaaaattctcaTCAACGTTCTCCTCAAAAACATGTCaccaaagacaaaaaaaaaaaaatgcaaaataaaaagtATCTTTCACAAGTTttactgttttttgttttggcatcaAAACCAAAGCAAAGAGGCCAAATAAGACACAAGACTCAAACCAAAACCAAAGTAAAAAGGCCAAATAAGACACAAAAGGTAAGTTTGGAGTTCGACTCGTTAGCAAATGACTCGTTTGAACTCGTTCACGAATCGAGCTTGAGGTCACCCCTATAAGACGCATAAGCCTTTAGGGCAGAGGTGCCatcctcaatgttttatgttctCCAGTGCATTATGCAGTAGAGTCAAAAGCTTAGGTTTAGTGTAGGCACCTTAACGTAATTTTTTGAATCTTCCCTTCTAATGAAATTTTTCTTGAgctagtgtgggcagtggcccacaccagccccctTGCATATAACCACTGCAAACGTCAAAGCCTgtcaaaatataaacaaaaaccCTTGTTTAAGCTCTCTAAAACTAAGCTGTTTGGAGCTAATGTTGCAGATTGCAAAATAGGCGTCGGTTGGGGAATTATCAATTatgtatttcatttatttacgATAAACAGAATTATAAACTTATGAGCTAACGGTCGGCAAATTTCTCGAAGAACTCGGGGAATATTAATattgagagagaagaaaaaggacctGCAGGCGAAACGAACGGGACAAGAAAGATGGCAAGTTGGTAACGCAAGggggagaaaaaggaaggcGATGATGGCAGGAGGAAGGAATGTTGGTTATTGGGGAAAGTGGAAAGTGAAGGGCGTGGATGAATTTGGGGAGAAGCAATGGCTGCTCCGACCTTTTGATTTCCGTTCCCTGAGATTATCGACGCGTCTCGGGGCTGACGCCCTTTCAGCCCCACCAAGACGACTTGTTGCCGGAGTTATGGCGGCCTGCATGTGGAAGCACAGGCGCAGCTACATCtccacaaaatatatataatgttatttattacattatatatatatatatatatataaaagtgttcTTATAACTTATAAGCATTGCAAATTGAGTTAGTAATTTCTGGttgaatgaaaggaaaaagtgtttttaaaaattttgagttAGTTTTCTCTCTGCCAGTGAATCGAGGCTTGGCTTGACCGTGCTTTAGCTTGTTGGCTAAAAGGGTAACTTCCATCGTTTTAGAggacattttttaagaaaaggttaaattatagttttaaaattttgacaagagtcgaaatattaatttttcaaaattttgatataaaataaatgaaatttttaaaaatttatatgtaattttttttaatttttaccaaTGTTCACGATAAAACGTCTATAAAAGTATCTTGTTTACTGACGTTTGCATGTCGAACATTGGGTATCCAATTTCAACTAACATCCTACCCATCGGTGAAAGATGTTCTTCGTTCATGTTTCTTCGGACATCAGTCGGTGAATTAATCCTTTTTGTAGTGCTACTAAACATTAAGCGCggttcattcattttttatatgcaaaaCGACTATAGACATTGTCACCACCAAGGCAAAAAATGCATGTCAAAATCATATTTCAGTGCACTCCAGGGGGAGGAAGGAGAACATTAAGTCATTAATCTCGGGATTATACGCATTATAAAGGCTTATGTTAGATCTTCTAGATGAAGCATGGTTCcaacattcattttttatatgtaaaatggttctatatatatatatatatatatatatatatatatatatagtcaccaAAGCAAAAACATgcatataaaaatcatattccAGTGCAATCCGAGGGCTAGGGGAGATCAGCGAATCTATCTGATTATATGTGTCATACTGGTGCATAGAATTTTCGTGTGTTAGTATGGTTAATGATAAAATATCCCTAGTTCACAtagaaaataaaactttttatatgacaaaattgaaaatcgaaaaaaagtaaaaaaagactACTAAGAACATTCTTTTTCAATGAGTTACAAAAATGTCCCCTCTGCTCTTACAGAGGATATGGGTTGCGTGCACTT
Proteins encoded in this region:
- the LOC116249852 gene encoding uncharacterized protein LOC116249852; this translates as MDGVKTESDHRENGKSCKSVTLEELREKMAEFAKERDWDRFHSPRNLLLALVGEVGELSEIFQWKGEVPKGLPDWKAEEKEHLGEELSDVLLYLVRLADICGVDLGSAALRKLQLNAIKYPVKLCKGSSAKHTSYNSGSTGNQ